ATTAGATGGACGTCAAAATGAAACAATAGCAATGATGACGTGGATTTCCACAGAACCATTTGTTTTGTCAGGAAATCTTCATGGAGGTGCTGTTGTAGCCAGTTATCCATATGATTCTgggtaataatattttattgtagTATTTTCCTTAAAATGGatacaaaatatgaaatttgaCTTGTTTTATGATAATGCTACATATTTTTTTGTAGAATTTCAAGAACCTGCTGTATTGAAAGTAAAAGTCCAGATGATGAACTGTTCAAATATTTAGCTCACACATATGCAGACAATCATCCACAGATGCATGCTGGTAATGCATGTCCCCCAGAAGTTTTCCGAGGTGGTGTCACCAATGGAGCATATTGGTATGTATAAAAAATTAGGTTTATAACATTCtgcaattattatttaaaaaaaaatattattgaaatttatCTGTTGTAGGTATGAAGTTATTGGTGGAATGCAAGATTTTAATTATGCGCGTTCTAATGCATTTGAGATAACATTTGAACTTAGCTGTTGTAAATATCCAAATGCCTCTACAATGCGAGAGCATTGGATGTTAAATAAAGAATCTCTTATAAAATATCTTGAACAAGCACATATTGGAGTGAAAGGTTCATAAAAATGAATTTCTAATgataaagaaattatttaatattagtACACTATGCTTATTTATGTTTGGGTTCCAGGTCTTGTAAGAGATACAGATGGTACACCGATAGAAGCAGCAAGCATTGTTGTAGATGGAATAGATCATAATATTTCGACTACACATCGTGGAGAATATTGGCGTTTATTGTTACCTGGAACTTATTCTATTCGTGCAGAAGCATGGGGGTAATTAAATTTTGAGCTAGTAATGttattttaatgaaataattttcataTATCTTATGTAATGTTTTCTAATGTCAGGTACCTACCCAGTGAACCAGTTACTGTTACTGTGGAACCAGGTGAACCCATAATTGTCAATTTTACTTTAAAACAGGACTCTCTTGATGATGAAGGTAATCAAGATATAGATTTTCCTCGTATGCTACCACTTCTTAATCGATATTCTGCACTTTACAAACTAATTTCCGCTAACGACGACGTTAGTTACTAATTATCTTCACACACTATTTATGAATTATATGTGTCCATTGtcatttttatttattgttttttttttaatgaaattgaaaactatTGACGTGTTTTCGCGCGTGAACaataatttaaatttgtatttttttattagtgtacaattttttattttttttacattttattattttcattttacaGCACAAACACGATAATATAGCAACACCAGATCACTTGATACTATCTGACATGACAACATATTTTATCAtagtttatattatttttattaatgcaatatacaCAAGGTATGGAGAAATAATACACCAAAATTGATACGAAAACAAATAACTATTTGCATTATATTATTTGTTTGGGAAACAAAAAATTTGAACTTTAAAAAGccagaaaaaatgttataaggttttaaacatttttattacaGTTATACTTGTTTTTATAGCTGTTGCAATTCCATTTTAGATTTACATAGTACCTATTGTAAGTCAAACATGAGAAACAATTCCAATTTTAGAAATGCAAAATTTATAAAGAATTGTTATCGTGTAACATAGCAAGTTCAAGCATCTCTAAATGATAGATCTGAATATTTTGTACTGGAATTATATTACTCGTACTTGCCAGAAAATGAACATTGCTAGAATACTGAACATATCTCTTTAGAATACTAATTACTAATTCTCAAGGTATAGATTATATACTTATGACACATTTTAGTTAAATACCTTTTATAGTATAGACAAATTCCTAAACTgtgattaatttttttatttgaataCTCTGATACACAACACGCAATTTTTTCATgacattctttttttttttttttttagttataagtcaatgcatttttattttagtagGGTTTTGAATTATAATTCGTACTATTATAATCCGTACTATGTAAAACGAGTTAAAATTTaaagagaagaaaaataaattaatataccTTTGAATttctattatatattatttaaacaaattttattattcaattcTCTTGTAAACAATGTAACAGAATATCTCTGCAGTGGAAAAGTATATAAcatgttcaaatatttttagtaaaagATATATCAGTGTTCAgtacataattttattaatagTGCAGAAGGATGTAAAACAATAAGTGATGTTTATGATTATATTTGTAATTTCATGTATAGTATAATACATCTGAGCTAAATGTATGATACCTGGAATTAAAAATAAAGTACTGTACTTGTCTGGAAGAGTGAGTTAGttttttttaagtattttcCAGCCTTttcctatattttttattttttaaatgataCAATTCTTCAAAATAAATCTTATTGTTTCTCAATTTTACAAACTCTTATTTTCTCTGTACCTTGTGTTGTAGTATGTATACTTAACATACTTTATTTTAAGTTTCTCTTAAAACTTATTCATAATCAAATATATTTCAATGTATTCCTTATTTAAGtacaataataattttattatgcAGCATGTTACTCTTAGAATATATTAATAAATCCTATTTGTATCCTCTCTAATTGTGGTTCTTTGCATGTAGGGAAATTCAATTCAGATAAAGTTAAAGAAATTATCAGACCTATAGATAAATATGGGTTCTTCCATGACACAGGATTCAAACACCATAATTACACTGCAATGGAAAAATACTTAAAGGATTTACATTCGAATTACCCAAATATTACGAGGCTTTATAGTATAGGCGAGTCTGTAAAAGGACGTCAATTgtatgtcatggaaataacagaaAATCCTGGAAAACACGATCAAAATAAACCAGAAGTAAAGTATATAGGAAACATGCACGGGAATGAAGTTGTTGGTCGAGAAATTTTATTGCTATTGTTAAAGTATCTGTGTGAAAATTATGAAAGCGATATGAGAGTCACTAAAATTCTAAAAAGCGTCAGACTGCACGTTATGCCAAGTATGAATCCAGATGGCTATGAGGTTTCTAGAGAAGGAGATATTTATGGAGCACAAGGAAGAGCAAATGCCAAAGGTGTTGACCTCAATAGAAATTTTCCTGATCAGTATGAAACAAACAAAGTACGAACTTAAACTCACAAAGTATTTCAGTTTATAATATTTCAATTACatatgtttttaaatatttattattttcatctTTTCTATATTGCAGTACAATAAAGAGCAAGAGCCCGAAACGAAAGCAGTAATGGAATGGATCGCAAGGATACCGTTTGTTCTTTCTGCTAACTTTCATGGGGGagcactggtagcaaattatccATATGATAATGGACCACAGTATGTTCCTAATGCACCAAATTTGAGTCCAGATGATAAAGTTTTCAAAGCATTAGCACTAGCATATTCAAATGCCCATCCTCGTATGCATCTTGGAGAACCATGCCCTCCACTTCCCAATGAACGACTAAATATGCAAAATGTACTTGAAGAACGTTTTCCAAATGGGATTACTAATGGAGCTGCTTGGTACTCAGTTAGTGGAGGCATGCAAGATTATAATTATGTTCATAGTAATGATTTCGAAATTACAGTGGAAGTAGGGTGTACGAAGTTTCCAAACGCAACAGAATTGCCGAAGTTCTGGCTAGAAAATAAAGAACCTCTTTTACGTCTTATTGAAATGGTACTAGCATTTACATTAATACAGTCTGTTAACAAACGTTAATGTGATATAatatactataataattattaatttacaGTCTCGCAAAGGTATCCATGGCGTAGTACGGTCATCCATTGGCAATCCCGTAGCCCGTGCTAAAGTATCTGTGGACGGAATTAAGCATGATATTTATACAGCAGAAGGCGGAGATTATTGGCGTCTTTTAATCCCTGGACACTATAATGTTACAGTTAGTGCAGTAGGATATGAATCACAGACGCAAAGTATAATTGTACCAGATGGTGATAATAGTGAAGGAGAATTAACATTGGATTTCACCCTAATGCGAGATGATCCTCAACACTGGTATATCATATATTATATAATTCATTTCGAATCACAAAAGTAGGGAATATTGTAATGTAACTtttatcaaaattaaaatttccaGAATAATGAT
The sequence above is a segment of the Calliopsis andreniformis isolate RMS-2024a chromosome 3, iyCalAndr_principal, whole genome shotgun sequence genome. Coding sequences within it:
- the Svr gene encoding carboxypeptidase D svr isoform X1 gives rise to the protein MTRISTMYGAVLFVCSFIGIITGFAINSEEKLDESFIAPHYTRYEELQQLSNSLVQQYPNLVKVFSIGKSVEGRDLLVIEISENVRERKLGEPMVKYVANMHGDEAVGRELLIYLAQYLLNNYGKDERITKLVNNTDIFLMPSMNPDGFEKSEEGKCESKKDFSGRENANHVDLNRDFPDQFDRRISQLQKGHNLLDGRQNETIAMMTWISTEPFVLSGNLHGGAVVASYPYDSGISRTCCIESKSPDDELFKYLAHTYADNHPQMHAGNACPPEVFRGGVTNGAYWYEVIGGMQDFNYARSNAFEITFELSCCKYPNASTMREHWMLNKESLIKYLEQAHIGVKGLVRDTDGTPIEAASIVVDGIDHNISTTHRGEYWRLLLPGTYSIRAEAWGYLPSEPVTVTVEPGEPIIVNFTLKQDSLDDEAQTR